Proteins encoded within one genomic window of Flavobacterium sp. NG2:
- a CDS encoding tetratricopeptide repeat protein — translation MIFLQKYSFLFSLILTAGLATLNAQEKDNILPKANEEYAASKFVDAEANYRISNAKFGNKKIAKYNLGNAIYKQNQPSEAKFAYAKAIEENNSRAQKHKAYHNLGNVFMKEKDYTQAVEAYKNALRNNPSDEETRYNFALAKKMLKENPPKNDNKDKNKDKDKDKKDDKNKDKKDGDNKDKNDDKGDKDKDKKDGDKDKKDQNKGDKPEDGQPKPTPGGISKERLQNLLDAVNNEEKKIQGKVNANKVKGKPVDTDKDW, via the coding sequence ATGATTTTTTTACAAAAATATAGCTTTCTATTTTCACTAATCCTAACCGCAGGATTAGCGACTTTGAATGCACAAGAAAAAGACAATATTTTACCTAAAGCAAATGAGGAATATGCAGCAAGTAAATTTGTAGATGCTGAAGCTAATTACAGAATTTCGAATGCTAAATTTGGAAATAAAAAAATAGCCAAATATAATTTAGGAAATGCTATTTACAAACAAAATCAACCTTCAGAAGCGAAATTCGCTTACGCAAAAGCAATAGAAGAGAATAATTCTAGAGCTCAAAAACACAAAGCTTATCACAACTTAGGAAATGTGTTTATGAAAGAGAAGGATTATACCCAAGCGGTTGAAGCTTATAAAAATGCGTTACGCAACAATCCTTCGGATGAAGAAACGAGATATAATTTTGCCTTGGCTAAGAAAATGCTAAAAGAGAATCCTCCTAAAAACGACAACAAGGATAAAAATAAAGACAAGGATAAAGATAAAAAAGACGATAAAAACAAAGACAAAAAAGACGGCGATAACAAAGATAAAAACGACGATAAAGGCGATAAAGACAAGGATAAAAAAGATGGTGATAAAGACAAAAAAGACCAAAACAAAGGAGACAAACCTGAAGATGGTCAGCCTAAACCAACGCCTGGAGGGATTTCTAAAGAACGTTTACAAAACCTATTAGACGCTGTAAATAACGAAGAAAAGAAAATTCAAGGAAAAGTAAACGCTAATAAAGTAAAAGGAAAACCAGTAGATACTGATAAAGACTGGTAA
- a CDS encoding BatD family protein, with protein MKHFLVFILLSCQAIIAQVQFEARVSKNTLGLNERLRIDFFMNIDGDNFNEPSFEGFRVIAGPSQSVSQSWINGRSSFEKVYSYFLVPTHKGNITIKQATIEYEGKVYKTAPIKINVTDAIQQPKDPNDVTVSADNNLYLVAEISKTNPYVNEPITVVYKLYFSYNIGITNFKELAKPKYNNFWSQNIDVKELVVEEGMFKGERYRFAVLRKTVLYPQKSGKLNIEPLSLDIDVQLPSNRRDIFGRQLITESSKSVSAGSKTINVKALPEAGKPADFTGAVGRFDFKVTPSKTSLKNGESLDLVVSAVGKGNLKLFTLPKPVVPNALEMYDAVHTEKVETPLSGMTGSISDSYTIVPQYKGTYPIKPLQFSYFDLDSNSYKTISSPEIMINVLDGPTDTREANDSTAKNTVIVPNQFKYVKTKTELVSMEQDDFLGSNLFYGLLFLPFLLVPIIILAKKKKEAIDSDVFGNRIKANNRLAKKYLGEAKKQIANKEPFYVALEKAMHNFLKAKLHIETSEMSKENITEILLAKNVKPETVSDFINLTENCEFARYAPASSTAIQDDFNKAVLIIADLEKQIS; from the coding sequence ATGAAACATTTTTTAGTCTTCATACTATTAAGTTGTCAAGCGATTATAGCTCAGGTTCAGTTTGAAGCCAGAGTAAGCAAAAATACGCTAGGACTAAACGAACGATTGCGTATTGATTTCTTTATGAATATCGACGGTGATAATTTCAACGAACCTTCTTTTGAAGGTTTTCGTGTTATTGCGGGTCCAAGCCAATCTGTGAGTCAATCATGGATTAACGGAAGAAGCTCTTTTGAGAAAGTGTACTCTTATTTTTTGGTGCCTACTCATAAAGGAAACATCACCATCAAGCAGGCTACAATTGAATACGAGGGAAAAGTTTATAAAACGGCACCCATAAAAATCAATGTCACTGACGCTATTCAGCAACCTAAAGACCCGAACGATGTTACGGTTTCGGCTGATAACAACTTGTATTTGGTGGCGGAAATCTCTAAAACCAATCCGTATGTCAACGAACCGATTACGGTTGTTTACAAACTATACTTTAGTTACAACATTGGAATTACGAATTTTAAAGAATTAGCGAAACCTAAATACAACAACTTTTGGTCTCAAAACATTGATGTCAAAGAGTTAGTGGTGGAAGAGGGGATGTTCAAAGGAGAACGTTACCGTTTTGCAGTTTTGCGAAAAACGGTCTTATATCCACAAAAATCTGGGAAACTCAATATCGAACCGTTGAGCCTTGATATTGATGTACAATTACCGTCCAATCGTAGAGATATTTTTGGTAGACAATTAATTACTGAAAGTAGTAAAAGTGTATCAGCAGGTAGTAAAACTATTAACGTAAAAGCACTTCCTGAAGCAGGAAAACCCGCTGATTTTACAGGGGCCGTTGGACGTTTTGATTTTAAAGTGACTCCAAGTAAAACTAGTTTGAAAAATGGCGAAAGTTTAGATTTGGTTGTTAGTGCTGTTGGAAAAGGAAACTTAAAACTCTTCACTTTGCCGAAGCCAGTGGTGCCAAATGCCTTAGAGATGTATGACGCCGTGCATACTGAAAAAGTGGAAACGCCACTATCAGGAATGACTGGAAGTATTTCGGATAGTTATACCATTGTGCCACAATACAAAGGCACCTATCCTATCAAGCCGTTGCAGTTTAGTTATTTTGATTTGGATTCTAATAGCTATAAAACCATCAGTTCGCCTGAGATTATGATTAATGTTCTTGATGGACCAACAGATACTAGAGAAGCGAATGATAGCACCGCAAAAAATACGGTTATTGTTCCTAATCAATTCAAATATGTAAAAACGAAAACAGAATTGGTTTCAATGGAGCAAGATGATTTCTTAGGCTCTAATTTGTTTTACGGCTTACTGTTTTTACCTTTTTTATTGGTTCCAATAATCATTTTGGCTAAAAAGAAAAAAGAAGCTATTGACAGTGACGTTTTTGGAAACCGCATCAAAGCAAACAACAGATTAGCGAAGAAATATTTAGGAGAAGCTAAAAAGCAAATAGCAAACAAAGAACCATTCTATGTGGCTCTTGAAAAAGCGATGCATAATTTCTTGAAAGCTAAATTGCATATCGAAACCTCAGAAATGAGTAAAGAGAATATTACCGAAATTTTGTTAGCTAAAAATGTAAAACCAGAAACCGTGTCTGATTTCATCAACCTTACAGAAAACTGTGAATTTGCTCGTTATGCACCAGCATCAAGCACGGCAATTCAAGATGATTTTAATAAGGCAGTGTTGATTATTGCAGATTTAGAAAAGCAGATTTCTTAG
- a CDS encoding tetratricopeptide repeat protein, whose translation MKNLLYITVLLITQVFFAQGSFEKANSLYQNGKYKEAVVAYESILQSKQHSAEVYFNLGNCYYKLNKVAPAIYNYEKALVLHPDDADVINNLKFAQKRTIDEIKVVPKVGFAKLLRDFTGIYHYNTWAWIAISFSVLFLLAFVGYYFSAFTQAKRLFFFGMFLFLVFLLISVAAALFEKSHWENEKPAIVFADIAEVYSEPQKASSAVVVLHEGTKVFVMETVAKWKKIQLTDGTEGWIDAQTIKEVK comes from the coding sequence ATGAAAAATTTACTTTATATAACTGTTTTACTAATCACTCAAGTTTTCTTTGCACAAGGAAGTTTTGAGAAGGCTAATAGTTTGTACCAAAATGGCAAATACAAAGAAGCCGTTGTTGCTTACGAGAGTATATTACAATCCAAACAACATTCAGCAGAAGTGTATTTTAATTTGGGGAATTGTTATTACAAACTCAACAAAGTGGCACCTGCTATTTACAATTATGAAAAAGCCTTGGTCTTACATCCAGATGATGCCGATGTGATTAACAATTTAAAATTTGCTCAAAAACGTACGATTGACGAAATTAAAGTCGTTCCTAAAGTGGGCTTTGCCAAATTGCTTAGAGACTTCACAGGGATTTATCATTACAATACTTGGGCATGGATTGCAATTAGTTTCTCTGTTTTGTTCTTATTGGCTTTTGTGGGTTATTATTTTTCTGCTTTCACCCAAGCCAAAAGATTATTTTTCTTTGGAATGTTTCTCTTTTTAGTGTTTTTACTAATTAGTGTTGCTGCTGCCTTATTTGAAAAAAGCCATTGGGAGAATGAAAAACCCGCTATTGTTTTTGCAGATATAGCCGAAGTCTATAGCGAACCTCAAAAAGCGAGTAGTGCCGTTGTGGTTTTACACGAAGGAACAAAAGTTTTTGTAATGGAGACGGTTGCTAAATGGAAAAAAATTCAGTTGACAGATGGTACTGAAGGCTGGATTGACGCGCAAACCATTAAGGAAGTGAAATAA
- a CDS encoding CvpA family protein, protein MSFLDIVLGGLLLYGLFKGIKNGLFAELASFLSLILGIYLAIKFSFIIREVLSSVFPWSPKSIEIFAFALTFIGVVIGVHLLAKVFTSMMSFAFLGWVNRLAGGFFSVLKTILILSVVFNIFYKINFNNWLVKQETFDNSMFYNPIQKVSQFVFPKLETWYDDVKAKATQPKPETSDKK, encoded by the coding sequence ATGAGTTTTTTGGACATTGTTTTAGGAGGATTATTGCTTTATGGACTATTTAAAGGAATCAAAAACGGACTTTTCGCTGAGTTGGCTTCTTTTCTTTCGTTGATTTTAGGGATTTACTTAGCCATTAAATTTTCATTTATCATCCGTGAAGTACTGTCCAGCGTCTTTCCTTGGTCGCCTAAATCAATTGAGATTTTTGCCTTTGCACTCACCTTTATCGGAGTAGTGATTGGCGTGCATCTTCTAGCCAAAGTATTTACCAGCATGATGAGTTTTGCGTTTTTAGGTTGGGTAAACCGTCTCGCAGGTGGTTTTTTCAGTGTTTTGAAAACCATTTTGATTCTGAGCGTAGTGTTTAATATTTTTTACAAAATTAATTTCAACAACTGGCTCGTAAAACAAGAAACTTTTGATAATTCGATGTTTTATAATCCTATTCAAAAAGTATCTCAATTCGTTTTCCCAAAACTAGAAACCTGGTACGACGATGTCAAAGCCAAAGCCACTCAACCCAAACCTGAAACTTCAGATAAAAAATAA
- the pheS gene encoding phenylalanine--tRNA ligase subunit alpha, giving the protein MIDKIKEYIGEAEAFTTQNPADLESFRIKFIGSKGLLKDLFAEFKNVPNEQKKEFGQVINLLKTTAEEKVKSIQESLESKDEAKGIYGDLTRSAEPVIIGSRHPISIVKNQIIDIFSTVGFNVSEGPEIEDDWHNFTALNLPEYHPARDMQDTFFIQTNPDILLRTHTSSVQVRYMEENKPPIRTISPGRVFRNEAVSARSHCIFHQVEGLYIDKDVSFADLKQTLLYFTKEMFGKSKIRLRPSYFPFTEPSAEIDIYWGLKTETDYRITKGTGWLEIGGCGMVDPNVLKNCGINPDEYNGFAFGMGVERIAMLLYQIGDIRMFYENDVRFLEQFKSSI; this is encoded by the coding sequence ATGATAGACAAGATAAAAGAATATATTGGCGAAGCAGAAGCTTTTACAACCCAAAACCCAGCTGATTTAGAAAGTTTTCGTATCAAATTTATAGGAAGCAAAGGACTATTGAAAGACCTTTTTGCTGAATTTAAAAATGTGCCAAACGAGCAAAAAAAGGAATTTGGTCAAGTGATTAACTTGCTAAAAACTACAGCTGAAGAAAAAGTAAAAAGCATCCAAGAATCACTTGAAAGCAAAGACGAAGCGAAAGGAATATATGGCGATTTGACCCGTTCAGCTGAGCCAGTAATCATTGGTTCTCGTCACCCAATTTCGATTGTAAAAAACCAAATTATCGATATTTTCTCGACTGTAGGATTCAACGTTTCTGAAGGTCCAGAAATTGAGGATGATTGGCATAACTTTACGGCTTTGAACCTGCCAGAATACCATCCGGCGCGTGATATGCAGGATACTTTTTTCATTCAGACTAATCCTGATATTTTATTGCGTACGCATACGTCTTCAGTTCAGGTGCGTTATATGGAAGAGAACAAACCGCCTATTCGTACTATTTCGCCAGGAAGAGTTTTCCGTAACGAAGCTGTATCAGCGCGTTCGCACTGTATTTTCCACCAAGTGGAAGGTTTGTACATTGACAAAGATGTTTCGTTTGCCGACTTGAAGCAAACACTATTATATTTTACGAAAGAGATGTTTGGGAAGTCTAAAATTCGCCTACGTCCTTCGTATTTCCCGTTTACAGAACCAAGTGCCGAAATCGACATTTACTGGGGTTTAAAAACCGAAACAGATTACCGTATCACTAAAGGAACCGGTTGGTTAGAAATAGGTGGTTGCGGAATGGTTGATCCTAATGTTCTTAAAAACTGTGGTATCAATCCTGATGAATACAACGGTTTTGCCTTTGGAATGGGAGTTGAACGTATCGCAATGTTGTTGTACCAAATTGGTGATATCCGTATGTTTTATGAAAACGACGTGCGTTTCTTAGAGCAATTTAAAAGTTCAATATAG
- a CDS encoding mechanosensitive ion channel family protein — translation MEKEEGVVNNVTTQTTSLLEKISIENLLGYIEKYGLPVLYAILIYIIGSWVIKRITKVLKKVMMQHHYDASLQVFLFNLVTWALKIFLIITVISTLGVETTSLAAVIAAAGLAVGLALQGSLSNFAGGVLIIMFKPYKIGDLIEAQGVLGTVKQIEIFTTKMITPQNKLAIIPNGAMANGNIINYTAEGKMRVDVTIGVGYGEDIKRTKEVLLEVLTSNPKVLTEPAPSVSVSELADSSINFAVRPFAAPEDYWAVYFETLEKAKIALDKAGIEIPYPHRVTIAKQA, via the coding sequence ATGGAAAAAGAGGAAGGAGTAGTAAACAATGTAACAACACAAACTACAAGTTTACTGGAAAAAATTTCGATTGAAAACTTATTAGGATATATAGAAAAATACGGCTTACCCGTTTTATACGCCATATTAATATACATTATAGGTTCATGGGTAATTAAAAGAATAACCAAAGTATTGAAAAAGGTAATGATGCAACATCATTACGATGCCTCTCTACAAGTCTTCTTGTTTAACCTCGTTACTTGGGCGTTAAAGATTTTCTTAATAATAACGGTCATCTCCACACTTGGAGTCGAAACCACGAGTTTAGCAGCAGTGATTGCCGCCGCAGGTTTGGCAGTGGGATTGGCCTTGCAAGGCTCACTTTCTAATTTTGCTGGAGGAGTTTTAATAATAATGTTTAAACCTTATAAGATTGGTGATTTAATTGAAGCTCAAGGTGTATTAGGAACAGTCAAACAAATCGAAATTTTCACCACAAAAATGATAACACCACAAAACAAATTGGCAATTATCCCCAACGGCGCTATGGCAAATGGAAATATTATCAATTACACTGCCGAGGGAAAAATGCGTGTAGATGTGACAATTGGCGTAGGTTATGGTGAAGATATTAAAAGAACCAAAGAAGTGCTTTTGGAAGTATTGACTTCTAACCCGAAAGTATTAACAGAACCAGCACCGTCTGTAAGCGTTTCAGAATTAGCCGATAGTTCGATAAATTTTGCTGTCAGACCCTTTGCAGCACCCGAAGATTATTGGGCAGTATATTTTGAAACCTTAGAAAAAGCTAAAATAGCCCTAGACAAAGCAGGTATCGAAATTCCATACCCACACAGAGTTACTATTGCCAAACAAGCCTAA
- a CDS encoding NAD(P)H-dependent glycerol-3-phosphate dehydrogenase → MSETKKFAVIGGGSWATAITKMLCNNLTEVAWYMRNEAAVEHISTYKHNPNYLSSVEFDIQKLKLTTDINEAVAYADYLIFAIPSAFLEAELQNLTVSLQDKIIFSAIKGIVPETSLIVGEHFHHTYEIPYYNIGVITGPCHAEEVALERLSYLTIACGDAEKAKTVADNLSSNYIKTKITDDIIGTEYAAMLKNIYAIAAGIAHGLGYGDNFQSVMMSNGIREMKKFIKKVHKMKRNINDSAYLGDLLVTGYSVFSRNRMFGNMIGKGYTVKSAMMEMSMVAEGYYATKSAYKLNQGYGAKTPIIDAVYAVLYENKNAKKVFKDLTDKLD, encoded by the coding sequence ATGAGCGAAACTAAAAAATTTGCAGTAATTGGTGGTGGAAGTTGGGCAACAGCAATTACTAAGATGTTGTGTAATAACCTAACAGAAGTAGCTTGGTATATGCGTAATGAAGCTGCGGTGGAGCACATTAGCACCTACAAACACAATCCAAATTATTTAAGTTCAGTTGAGTTTGACATCCAAAAGTTAAAACTGACTACCGATATCAACGAAGCGGTAGCCTACGCTGATTATCTGATATTTGCGATTCCTTCGGCATTTTTAGAAGCCGAATTACAAAACCTAACCGTTTCTTTACAAGATAAAATCATTTTCTCGGCTATCAAAGGAATTGTTCCTGAAACGAGTTTGATTGTGGGTGAACATTTTCATCATACTTATGAAATTCCTTATTACAATATTGGTGTAATCACAGGGCCTTGTCATGCGGAAGAAGTGGCTTTGGAACGTCTGTCATATTTGACAATTGCTTGTGGTGATGCCGAAAAAGCAAAAACTGTAGCGGATAATTTGTCTAGTAACTATATCAAAACTAAAATCACAGACGACATTATCGGAACTGAATATGCTGCTATGCTTAAGAATATCTACGCCATTGCAGCTGGTATCGCTCACGGTTTGGGTTATGGTGATAATTTCCAGTCGGTGATGATGAGTAACGGGATTCGTGAAATGAAGAAATTCATCAAAAAGGTCCATAAGATGAAACGTAATATCAACGATTCGGCTTATTTAGGCGATTTGTTGGTGACAGGTTATTCAGTTTTTTCTAGAAATAGAATGTTTGGAAACATGATTGGGAAAGGATACACGGTAAAAAGCGCCATGATGGAAATGAGTATGGTAGCAGAAGGTTATTATGCTACCAAAAGTGCTTATAAACTAAATCAAGGCTACGGCGCTAAAACACCAATCATAGATGCGGTTTATGCCGTTTTATATGAAAATAAAAATGCCAAAAAAGTTTTCAAAGACCTAACGGATAAGCTAGATTAG